The sequence cggaacgaaattcagaggtggttggagcagcgagtgcagggacggggcggtgtgagagcacaacgggacaagggaacaagtgtaaagacgaaaaaagaaaaaaaaaaaaaaaaaaataattgtctacctatacccgtgtgacttggaataataggccgtgaaaggtaaatatgcgccgaaatggctgcaatctactggccgtataaaatttcatctcacacggcatcactgcagagcgcctagaactgtacccacggaatatgcgcgatataagactcattgattgattgaacagaGCTAACCATATCTAAAACATAGCTAAACGACTCCCAACATGAAAAAATGGTTATTTTGAGTCCCCGGCCCCCTTCAGTGAATCTGGATCACATTTTGTAAAACCGCAACAAACATTATTGAGTTTTTGGAGCGCTGTGGCAACTTTAAAACTTTTAATTTGACCCCTACCTTGTTTTAATGACTGCCAGATTACCTAACGACttctgaatcacacacacattgaaagcATTGACAAGGTTTTTGATGATGATTAAATGTTATAATTAGCTCATTAATATAAATTTGGAAGCAAGCAAAGCTCGCTGTCCACTATTTCTTGCTGGAGGGCATAGAAaggtaaaacaagaagggcaaagcccatacgactcacatgctttacacatttttcctaccaaaatacatgtgaccttgacccaaggtcaaggtcatccaaggtcatgcaacacaaagctgttaattcaagacataggaagtacaatggtgcttattggctctttctaccatgagatatggtcacttttagtggttcactaccttattttggtcacatttcataagggtcaaagtgaccttgaccttgatcatatgtgaccaaatgtgtctcatgaagaaagcataacatgtgccccacataatttttaagtttgaaacagttatcttccatagttcagggtcaaggtcacttcaaaatatgtatacaatccaactttgaagagctcctgtgaccttgaccttgaagcaaggtaaaccaaactggtatcaaaagatggggcttactttgccctatatatcatatataggtgaggtattcaatctcaaaaacttcagagaaaatgggaaaaatgtgaaaaatagctgttttttaggcaacatttatggcccctgcgaccttgaccttgaagcaaggtcaagatgctatgtatgttttttggggccttgtcatcatacaccatcttgccaaatttggtactgatagactgaatagtgtccaagaaatatccaacgttaaagttttccggacggacggacgtccggacgactcgggtgagtacatagactcacttttgcttcgcatgtgagtaaaaaaaaaaaccaccatgtTGGTTGGatttaaaaattattttgtGGGGTGTGTATTAATACAAGGAAATGGAACgaatatgataaaataaaataatcaacaagaacaacacaaaAATCAATGAGACCATGAATTGCATCAAAGACAGGTTAGAATTTGTGTAGTGTGACTCCTCTTTTATGGTGCATTACACTGAAGAGCACTGAAGAGCAACCGCCctgatattatacgttatttgcgtttttgaccaaaatatgacattttacacacatctcgacagtcattgttcacctcgactgcTAGCGcagtctcggagaacaatgactgtcttgatctgtgtaaaatgtcatattttggtcaaaaacgcaaataacatttatttatcgattgcattcctttcaggtactgactttgttgttttaacgattgaacgagcacacacacacttgcaatcaaacacataagcttcatatttgggcgtttcaggttggccgaaacttcaaaggaactacaaaacacacgtcatgtactgactttgttgttgttttgacattgaacagcacacacacatgcaatcaaacacatgacgtgtgttttgtagttcctttgaagtttcggtcaacctgaaacgccaaaatatgaagttttgtatgcctctgacgtcacatggctcaaagaagggaaatccaatgtccaatcgatacataaccctttgtggtggactgggcattaagcaaacatacaaacaaagagactgaaGAGCGCAAGTCTGCTGTatgtacactgagcacaaaaagttaagttctgtgaaatttggagagcctgcagctacccagcaaaaacaccattaAAACCATtgattttttgctgtttttcagttttgtggTCGCTCTGTTTTACACACTAGATCAGCCTGACAGCGCGACAGATTTGAACGAAATTTGTATGAACcattaggtaagacaccaaataaactttcgaatgtaaaaaatgtaaaatattcagtttaagtcactgtttcaacggttgaaagtgaatcaagccatcaaaaaacacaatttttgaGAGTAGATGTGGTCACGGACCAGTGACATCATACCCagatattgctcagattccagaaacacatttttgagcagaagaaagactgattttcaaattcacgtatatttctgaccaaataACTGCTGTTATCTGGGGTATACcattgaaaaaaatatcctttacttttttgtgctcagtgtatcaGTGCACGGCAATGAAagtcacaaagttaaaaagtgTGTGGAGTtgtacctgcaatgtgtggcCTCTCCGATGAGAGACCACATATCCCTtttaaggcacagtaagcctcccgcaaACCATCAaagacacacagtacaaacacccttttgtttgaacactcaccgcttgagaatatCTGAGGTGCCTTACGTAAAGAGCCAGCAATTTTcaatgaatttatttttgcatggtttatctAACGCCATAGCCATCGTGGACCCCGGGGTGTGAtcaactttccttttttttcacaatctaGTCGTCAGTTtctgatttcaatgcgactcgcctTATCTGCATCAGAACATTATCGTGtaactctgaatctaaaatgcaacaacgactgcgagtcacacaaacTTAACGGTGGAgtttggcttcaaagaagcaagttcAATGCAAAAAATGTGTCTGCTTCGGGAAACACTTCTTTGCGTGACAAGCTTCCGGACTCCCTTTTTGTCCatttttcaaaacttcgagttgtactgatctttttttgatgaaaaacaaatcttttaGGATTAATGAATGCTTGTGTTACAAGtcgtcaatttattatttagattttagtaCTAGCGCCAAAAAGCGTCTGATTTTGGTACTAGACAATCCTGCAGGCcatgcaaaaataaaatcttaaaaaaatgctagctctttacggagggtacTTAGGATGTTcgcaagcggtgagtgtttaaatgaaagggtgtttgtactgtgcgtAAAAAACCTGGCAATGTCTGTTCAGAAACTGATAGTTTACGTAAACCAGAGTGTGCTGACGCTTTCTGTTGTCCATTTGTCTATTATCCCTACCAAAATTACCCGTCaacatgacaggccaccttcaATTTAAGGACACTTCTGGCAAGTCATTGCAGGTACCCCTGTACTATCTTTTGCAATCAGTATATAAGAAAACTAGCTATTGTAGTCTAAAAATCAGTACTGGCACAATGGTGCACAAGTGCTTTCCATGACCACTTGTGATCTGGTTTAGCTCCTTGCAGGACACATACCAATTAATTCCGTCTCTGCCATGGTTTCGGATGATCAAGAGGGCCTGCGAGCGTTGGGGCTCCGGAAGAGCCTGGGCCGCAGCAACATCTGCCTCCTCGCTGTGGCTTTTTATGAGGTGCCGGTTGAGGTGTTGAGCAAAGTACTTTTCGCAGAAGATACAAAAGTATCGCTTGCCCTCTGTCTGGATTTTGACTCCTGAAACCCATGATACTTGAATAATGAAGTTGGAAACTACATcacaaaagaaaggaaaaagaggGGTTAGTTTAAAGGTCCttataataataacaaaatatattatatatatatacaagtgcCGACCTTCAACAGGGTCAGGACAGCATCCCCCCAACTATTAGAGAACAATTCCAAAATTCTTTCACAGTAACAAAAACTATGTTCCttgtttataaaaaataatgacaCACCTTTTATTCGCAGTTAtagcaacaacaaagaaaactgccTGAAATGGAAGAGGGGGAAGACCAAATTGAATCAAATCTTATTTTACAAGGTTTGTGGCATAAGCATTACagaaattctttctttttcatacTACTCTAATCATATATACACACGGACATACAaatagaacagagagagaaagataatgGTTTATATTACTAAGGCCACAGACCCATATACAAACCaatgggggtgagagagagagagagaaagagagagagagagagagagagagagagagagagagagattgagagagagagagaaagacagagagaaagagacggacagtgagagagagagagagagaaagatagatggGTTCTTTTTCCCAACtattggtttttttggggggtactCCTTTTTTTATGTCAGGTCGATTTGGGGGGTACCCTTGCTTGAGCATCGTCATGTGACCACTGTGAAAGAAATTTTTGATCAGGAAAAAAGTACCACAGAGTCAAGTGGGGTGCCTTTACTGGCCTAATAGgattgaatgaaatgaaatgggGATGAATGCCTTAAACATATTGCAGTAGAAGTTTAGGCAACTCTCATTCATCCCATAAACATTCTCAGTCACTGAAGACATGCGTGCATACCTTTGCTTGTATTTTCCTCCGGTGATGTCGGGCTTTTGGTACCTGCATACAGAATGAAAGTAAATTAAAACTTGTGCATGCTTAGTTTGAAATTGAACAGATCATGAACCAGGTACCAAAAatatataccggcacggttggcctagtggtaaggtgtccgccccgtgattgggaggtcgtgggttcgaaccccggccgggtcatacctaagactttaaaattggcaatctagtggctgctccgcctggcgtctggcattatggggttagtgctaggactggttggtccggtgtcagaataatgagactgagtgagacatgaagcctgtgctgcgatttctgtcttgtgtgtggcgcacgttatatgtcaaagcagcaccaccctgatatggcccttcgtggtcggcaaacaaacaaacaaaccaaaaagatATAAACACCAAAACGCttttgtatgacggcttactagtgccagaaCCTaaggttaccattttcacgtgaaaattagtaaataacagtgttaattacttattttcaattttgcctcgtttttggtcacagtagtcggactttaagagtccgcactgagaggctacaacgtccgtcaaacatcactctcacaatatttctgaaatatcttttaatagaaggccttatcgagcaagttatccgacgggaagatgcatgtcagttttctgcaatagcactttccttaacgttgttttgggtaacTTAAAAAAGAATAATCGAGCCCAAAAACTTTTGAATCGAAGCTGCttttagcagacggacttttgatcagctgtgctcacacactttcacatatatctttcaatataattccttattcgacaagttgtcaggCAGACAGCTGTGCCTCATATTCATTTACACTACAACACTCATACATctgctttgtagtgtattaCTATTAGTGAAAGACAATTGATCCAAAAATGTTCGaatcgagagaggaaaaatggcgtgTGGCCGGACGTGTGCTAaaggtccgaccactagcagacTGATCTGTTCGGTCTAGGctaacacactttcacaaatgtctttcagctcttattgttaatttgcatcggattaatAGTCTACCAGCCAGCCTTCTATGTCATGTATGAAACCTGGAAATGACCCTGTTCCTGTAAATTTTTATGACGGAAATGTAATCTATAGGGTACGGAGAGTCAAATTAGCTTGGTTGCCTAAAGTTGCACTTTGGGAAATtctcagaatccaagatggccgcccaaCGGTCATCTTGAAGATGGTCAATATGTAACTTTTGATCCAGATGGGCTAAAGAGTCGTGTAATACCTCAATATAGGGTTTTTTGATGTCGGCGAGTTCATTTCtgaggttggtttgtcaatcctgtcaacagaatccaagatggccgccaagatggccgtcaaaatatataaaaacacatttctcgccatatctgggtttctaaagcagctagattcatgatcttagtgctgaccatgtttccaaaggctgggaagccgttctgatatcacccagatgcaagatggctgccaagatggcaggtaaacgtcattcacgctcaaatcaatgtcacacaaaaataaggaaaacgccatattgtttgtcttttgtctgaaagaaCATGTTAGCATCCAGTTAAAGAGGCAACTTTCAGAAAAGCCGATGGGTCTCGATGGTGGGGATGGACAGAAGGAGAGCAAGCACAAAGAGGAAGGTGAAAGAAGGCGAGCGATCGACGCAGCAGACCGGACGAAGATTGCAGAGGAACTGCAGAAGTACTCGCACCCTCTCATTGTTGAGTCcactgcagacctgtttacccccataagtgttttggagtaatgctcagccccaaaaatagtaatcctggcacaaaaatagtaatcatccagcattcgtcgctaattacaacgcacatgacaactgtgtctgcgaaacgcaatcatgcacatatatccatcattcacaaacaaaacacatcagtcagtttttgtagtcatcataatttcaaagaagatcacatcaaaagcacatgcatcactgattctttttcttttgctcgtagtaggcctttttcagtgtgtcaagcgcttctctactgtacttgcgcttgccgaatgagtgagggcgagacttcaccactagaataaggctctccagcgtctcatcagacagacatgatctctggtcagtcctgtgctttttcaccccattttgccattgaaaaaaacaatgccaaacatgtgaattgataaaaaaaaataaaataaaaaaaaattatttttatttttttatttatgaaaattgtagtcttgacacggatagcggaatggcgtattttttgcagaaaatcgtaataaattacgccaaaatcgtaagggtaaacaggtctgccacTGACCTGTACAACATCGTCAACGGGCAGATCGCGCCAGCAAAAGTAGGCCTAAATGTCCAAGATGCACTCAAGATCGGCAGCACTCAAAGTGAACAGTTCGCCGCTTCGCTTCACAGCACATTCCATGGCCCGATCGAGAGGAAAGTGAAGACCATGCAGGAGATGAAAAAGGTAGTGGTTGTGAAAGACAAGGCCATCTTTGACATTGAAACATTATTCGTACGGCTTCAGATCATTAGGCAACAACGTGGTGTGAAGGCGACAGACATCTTCAAGTACGAACTCAGTCCCGTACCTCCATCTCTCATCGACGAGTTCGGGAGTTTGAGGAAAGGAGACAAGGCTGTGCTCGTCAAGTGTCATGGTGTGCCGGTCAACAACGCACCTGCACCAGACGTGGTGCTGGTCGACTCCTGTACCATGTTGTGTGGCCAGTTGCGGGGACAGCAGGAGATTTTGTCGCGAGTTTCGGCGCTCGACTGAGCCGCTATCCTCCAGCAGCACAGAAACTGGTGTTGTTTGACAGGTACCATGAGAATCAGCCAACTGCGAAGGACCACGAGAGGATGAGGAGGGCAGGGGAAGGATCAAAGGACTTCCGTCTGACACccacaacccccctcccacacagagAAGCTATCATGAAGAATGCCAACAACAAACGCCTCCTCAGCAACATCCTCTGTGGACATCCTCTGCAGAACAACGTGGAGCTTGTCAGCAGTTTCGATTGTCTTGTCACCCATGAGGAGGCGGATATCACGCTGTGCAGCTACATGCTGAAGGCTGCAGCAGGCGGGGCGGAGACGATCAGGGTGCTGTGTGATGACACTGATGTGTTCGTCCTTCTCGTGTACTTGGCATGGAGGAAGAGGATACAGAAGAGCATCCAGATGGAGAAATGGGACGGCACGGTGCTTGACATTCGCGCAACAGTGGACAAATTGGGGGACAAGTGTGGTCAGCTACTCGGCATGCACGCCTTATCGGGCTGCGACACCGTGTCGTACCCCTGTTACAAGGGCAAGAAGTCGGCGCTCAAGGTGCTTGGAAACAGCGACATCCTAGGCCTGCAAGATGTCCTTGGGGAGCCAGACGTCAGTCATGACCAACTTAAGGCCACTGCCGACTCATTCTTCCTCGCGCTGTACAGTCAGAAGAAGGCCAAGTCCCGCAATGGTGCAAGATCCAGACTGTATCTGGGCAGGAAGAAACCACCACCTTTGAAGAGGCTACCACCAACCGATTGCAACCTGAGGCTGCATGCTCTCCGAGCACATCTGCAGATGATGTTGTGGAAAGCAGCAGACCATAAAGATCCACCAGCCGAGGCTCATGATATCCGCTGCTTCGGATGGGATATCGATGAATCTGGTGCTGTGACACAATCGCTGTCTAATGCGCCGATAGCACCGCAGCAGCTCTCAGATGTCGTGAGCTGTAGTTGCAGCGCCGAGGGGAAAGCGTGCAGCGAGAAGAAGTGCAGTTGCCACAGTGGGAGACTTACGTGCACTGAATACTGTTATTGCGAGGGAGGAGATGGCTGCTGCAGCGCTTACACGAAGCATGAGCCtgtggtggaggaggaggaagaggaggaggaagaagaggaggaagaggaggaggaggaggagaaggaagaagaagaggaggagtttGTTGAAGACGACCAGTAAGACGAGAAAGAAGCTGACATTGAAGAAGGAGATATGGTTTCAAAGTTTGAATCGTTTGTTTGCTGTAAAGCAAGAGCAGTAGAGTTCTATTTCGGTCGTGGCGTGCCAGCTAAGCTGCTTTTGGACATGGACTTTCCCACATGGACTTGATTGAGGTCCTGAAAGTTGCCTCTTTAACTGGATGCTAACATGttctttcagacaaaagacaaacaatatggcgttttccttatttttgtgtgacattgatttgagcgtgaatgacgtttacctgccatcttggcagccatcttgcatctgggtgatatcagaacggcttcccagcctttggaaacatgatcagcactaagatcatgaatctagctgctttagaaacccagatatggcgagaaatgtgtttttatatattttgacggccatcttggcggccattttggattctgttgacaggattgacaaaccaacctcagaaatgaactcgctgacatcaaaaaaacctatattgaggtattacacgactctttagcccatctggatcaaaagttatatattgaccatcttcaagatgaccgttgggcggccatcttggattctgagaATTTCCCAAAGTGTAACTTTAGGCAACCAAGCTAATTTGACTCTACATACCCTATAGATTACATTTCCGTCATAAAAGTTCACAGGAACAGACATTTCCAGGTACTCTTTTTGGCAAGTAGACTATAAAGAACTATGGGCCAGAAAAGTATTGAATCGAAGGATTTTcgctctggccggtgtaacagtcgcgcatgcatGTGCATTGAACCTCCACAGTCACAaggcacatgaaaattagtaattaacgcatgaaatttttgttttggcgctagtaagccatcaggaggcgagccaaaactgaaaattagacattaacacttaaAATAGTCATTAACatgtgaaaatgagtaattaacacgttTAATTGAATTTTTGCGTGAAAATTAGTcactttcacgggttaattacgAATATattgttttggcgctagtaagacCTCATACTTTTGGTTAAAAGCCTGTAGTAAAATTGTTCCCTTACCTGGTAAAATATCAGAAGCCCTAATACAGTACGACATTACAAGTGCATCGTGCATTCTAATCAAATTCGCAATTGGCCCAGAGAGTCACCGGAAAGGCAAATGCTTGCAACGAAATTCACGATTGGCAAAGCAAGTCACGTGGACAACCTCAATCAGTCATAACAGACTGGTTCGCAACCATTGGTACTCGGCTACTTGTGCTATGTTCATTGTTGATTGTCGAGCGATGATTGAACATTTTGCATGCCtgtcattttgtgtttgaaCGTAGCGTAGAGTTTAGCGTAGCAATTACAGCAAAATCGTAGCATTCTACGCCAAAATtgtagcagttggcagctctgtggGTAGTACATGTTTCTCCACATCAAATCTGCCTGAAGGGTTTTTGAGATCCAATTTGCCAAAGAAAACGGCTCCTTACATAGTACACCATTATCTTTAATGTGAAAGTAACAATAAACTGACTTACACTCAGATGTCTCAGACGCTGGGTCGGGGGAAGAGGTAACACTTGCTCCTTCGGGGTCTTCAGCACTTGTCTGGGCTCCTGTGAGGATACAGACATTAAATTCAATAAATTCTGCTCTTCAAAGAGAACCAGATTTGTGGTTTGGACATGCAGGCATGATAGTTGGCCTGGCCTGGTTATATTTCTGCCgggtctgttatcatttgctaacagtcagcattttATAAATAACTTATACTAAATACATTACATTTCAGACGCTCCTTTAATTTCAGACAC is a genomic window of Littorina saxatilis isolate snail1 unplaced genomic scaffold, US_GU_Lsax_2.0 scaffold_1088, whole genome shotgun sequence containing:
- the LOC138956969 gene encoding uncharacterized protein, which translates into the protein MILMIQLKMSTTSTFWYDCTEDSTNVTGAQTSAEDPEGASVTSSPDPASETSECTKSPTSPEENTSKGVKIQTEGKRYFCIFCEKYFAQHLNRHLIKSHSEEADVAAAQALPEPQRSQALLIIRNHGRDGINWELQQVLERRREGREEAFSSFHFGRKASRKETNFVGHCRQPNTGREILDPN